A DNA window from Halostella salina contains the following coding sequences:
- a CDS encoding DUF7123 family protein yields MSTTATPVAADLTDKQERILDYLREHADTKTYFKSRLIGEDLNMTAKEVGTNMTAIRDGDADVDVEKWGYSSSTTWKVTA; encoded by the coding sequence ATGAGCACGACCGCCACACCAGTCGCCGCCGACCTCACCGACAAGCAGGAGCGCATCCTCGACTACCTCCGCGAGCACGCCGACACGAAGACGTACTTCAAATCGCGGCTCATCGGCGAGGACCTCAACATGACCGCCAAGGAGGTCGGCACCAACATGACCGCGATCCGTGACGGCGACGCCGACGTGGACGTGGAGAAGTGGGGGTACTCGTCCAGCACGACGTGGAAAGTGACGGCGTAG
- a CDS encoding winged helix-turn-helix transcriptional regulator, which yields MDGPRDVDESKRATLRRFAAVGAASPLARFRDGDSTESESSSDARDAIAGYVTTTPGAHFSKLRDDLQLGTGETQHHLRQLESAGAVESRKDGDYRRFYPAGRFSAFEQVALGYLRRETPRGMLVELLRDPTATGSELADALDVSRPTVSKYAGELEEAGLLSREDGYAVEEPETVLTLLVRYADSFGPDAAALAADADGLIRFDP from the coding sequence ATGGACGGTCCCCGCGACGTGGACGAGAGCAAGCGCGCGACGCTCCGCCGGTTCGCAGCCGTCGGAGCCGCCAGCCCGCTCGCTCGCTTCCGCGACGGGGACTCGACCGAGTCCGAGAGCAGTAGCGACGCGCGCGACGCCATCGCGGGCTACGTGACGACGACGCCGGGCGCGCACTTCTCGAAGCTCCGTGACGACCTGCAACTGGGCACCGGCGAGACCCAGCACCACCTCCGACAGCTCGAGTCGGCGGGTGCCGTCGAGAGCCGGAAGGACGGCGACTACCGTCGCTTCTACCCGGCCGGCCGGTTCTCCGCGTTCGAGCAGGTGGCGCTGGGCTACCTGCGCCGGGAGACGCCCCGCGGGATGCTCGTCGAACTCCTCCGGGACCCGACGGCGACGGGGTCGGAACTGGCGGACGCGCTCGACGTGTCCCGGCCGACGGTCAGCAAGTACGCCGGCGAGCTAGAGGAGGCCGGTCTGCTCTCCCGCGAGGACGGCTACGCGGTCGAGGAGCCGGAGACGGTGCTGACGCTTTTGGTGCGGTACGCGGACTCCTTCGGTCCCGACGCCGCCGCGCTCGCGGCGGACGCCGACGGGCTGATCCGGTTCGATCCCTGA